The following are encoded together in the Cuculus canorus isolate bCucCan1 chromosome 31, bCucCan1.pri, whole genome shotgun sequence genome:
- the CFB gene encoding complement factor B translates to MRRGTPELGGGLGGPQDEERDPGIGGESQGDPRIQRARGGGRQRPPERPLDGHRQRHPPRSGSGALSGFPHLPLFRADGGALLRGGGDSAAWVGVEIDRGTRWEVSGVFQHPQFDLGGRRHRGVPEFYDYDVALVQLSKAVTPQLDRRPLCLPCTEGASRALRLPPAQSTCEEHRRLLLPPRALEAFFVSVSPEGQRRQQIHLQLGAQRSPCEADALRAPPYANASALDDVVTARFLCSGGADPHPDPNACRGDSGGPVIVTRGRRYFQVGVISWGVMDACGQRRAPPHARDFHVNVFEVVPWLRERLRHEDIGFLP, encoded by the exons ATGAGGAGGGGGACCCCGGAATTGGGGGGAGGCTTAGGGGGACCCCAGGATGAGGAGAGGGACCCCGGAATTGGGGGGGAGTCACAGGGGGACCCCAGAATccagaggg CGCGAGGGGGGGGACGACAGCGGCCGCCAGAGAGACCCCTTGATGGTCACCGTCAGCGTCACC CGCCCCGGTCGGGGTCAGGAGCGCTGTCGGGGTTCCCTCATCTCCCCCTATTTCGTGCTGACGGCGGCGCATTGCTTCGAGGGGGGGGGGACAGCGCGGCGTGGGTCGGCGTCGAGATCG ACCGTGGGACGCGCTGGGAGGTGTCGGGGGTTTTCCAGCACCCCCAGTTCGATCTCGGGGGGCGGCGGCACAGGGGGGTCCCCGAGTTCTACGACTACGACGTCGCCCTCGTCCAACTCAGCAAAGCGGTGACTCCGCAGCTCGACCGAAG GCCGCTCTGTCTGCCGTGCACTGAGGGGGCGTCGCGGGCGCTGCGATTGCCGCCGGCGCAGAGCACCTGCGAGGAGCACC GGCGGCTCCTTCTCCCCCCTCGCGCTCTCGAGGCCTTTTTCGTCTCAGTGTCCCCTGAGGGGCAGCGGCGGCAGCAAATCCACCTCCAGCTCGGGGCGCAG CGCTCTCCGTGCGAGGCCGACGCTCTCCGCGCTCCCCCTTACGCCAACGCTTCGGCTTTGGACGACGTCGTCACCGCGCGGTTCCTCTGCTCCGGAGGCGCCGATCCCCACCCCGACCCCAACGCCTGCCGCG GTGATTCCGGAGGCCCCGTCATCGTCACCAGGGGGAGGCGCTACTTCCAG gTGGGGGTGATCAGTTGGGGGGTGATGGACGCCTGCGGGCAGCGCCGCGCCCCCCCCCACGCCCGCGACTTCCACGTCAACGTCTTCGAGGTCGTCCCATGGCTGCGGGAGCGGCTGCGCCACGAGGACATCGGCTTCCTGCCGTGA
- the NELFE gene encoding negative elongation factor E, giving the protein MLALPPGLTEEEEALQKRFAKLRKKKKALLALKKQQSSGGATNQGGIKRSLSEQPPRDTASATEAAKQLVKSGAISAIKAETKNSGFKRSRTLEGKLKDPEKGPTPTFQPFQRSISADDDSQESRRPQRKSLYESFVSASERLREPEGGGRAAGDAPERGGGGRLDWEPDPEPEERSRDRDGAFRRSDSFPERRPPRKGNTLYVYGAELSPELLRTAFAPFGAIIDLSMDAPRNCAFVTYEKMESADQAIAELNGAVVQDVQLRVSIARKQPLLEAATGKSLWGSLAVKNSAKGSHRDKRSQVVYNEDLFGGQ; this is encoded by the exons aTGCTGGCGCTGCCGCCGGGGCTcacggaggaggaggaggcgctGCAGAAGCGCTTTGCCAAGCTGAGGAAGAAg aAGAAGGCGCTGTTGGcgctgaagaagcagcagagctcGGGGGGGGCCACGAACCAGGGGGGCATCAAACGCT CGCTCTCGGAGCAGCCCCCCCGCGATACGGCGTCGGCGACGGAGGCGGCGAAGCAGTTGGTGAAATCGGGCGCCATCAGCGCCATCAAAGCCGAGACCAAAAACTCGGGGTTCAAACGCTCACGGACCCTCGAGGGGAAACTCAAG gaccccgAGAAGGGCCCCACCCCCACTTTCCAGCCCTTCCAGCGCAGCATTTCGGCCGACGATGACTCCCAGGAG TCACGCCGCCCCCAGCGGAAGTCGCTCTATGAGAG cttcgTCAGCGCCAGCGAGCGGCTGCGGGAGccggaggggggggggcgggccGCGGGGGACGCCCCCgaacggggagggggggggcgcCTCGATTGGGAACCGGACCCCGAACCCGAGGAACGAAGCCGGGACCGCGATGGAGCCTTTCGAC gcTCGGACTCGTTCCCGGAGCGGCGCCCCCCCCGCAAGGGGAATACGCTGTACGTGTACGGGGCCGAGCTGAGCCCTGAGCTGCTGCGCACGGCCTTCGCGCCCTTCGGAGCCATCATCGACCTCTCCATGGACGCCCCCCGAAA ctgtgCCTTTGTCACCTATGAGAAGATGGAGTCGGCCGATCAGGCCATCGCCGag cTGAACGGCGCTGTGGTTCAGGACGTGCAGCTGCGCGTCAGCATCGCTCGGAAACAACCGCTGCTCGAGGCGGCGACCGGGAAATcgctttgggggtccctgg CGGTGAAGAACAGCGCGAAGGGCTCTCACCGCGACAAACGCTCTCAGGTCGTCTACAACGAAGATCTGTTCGGGGGGCAGtga